One part of the Sesamum indicum cultivar Zhongzhi No. 13 linkage group LG14, S_indicum_v1.0, whole genome shotgun sequence genome encodes these proteins:
- the LOC105176994 gene encoding protein SPA1-RELATED 4-like isoform X1 produces the protein MFMCVSWGSCNYTNWWIVMEGSSESGWQRSDSSRALNSSFLDRNTRILRASVRPSGDNTSHDSGYTSVRKGRERTFWPHINNQRTHVVSTEDGGVGGGPVVQAVECNDVSLRQWLDNPERTVDALECLHIFSQIVDIVNLAHSQGIVVHNVRPSCFIMSSFNRVSFIESASCSDSGSDSQEYGSKSNTAELKGSSSPLPHNSPSHQSSVNQLGVLDSGLGGNLTAASQINSETSCLQSCAGQGMHALEATGNERTGDKKHSFPMKQILLMESNWYSSPEEVSGGPTSCASDIYQLGVLLFELFCTFGSLEEKSTTMASLRHRVLPPQLLLKWPKEASFCLWLLHPEPSSRPKMSELLQSEFLNEPRNDIEERAAAIEFREKIEEQELLLEFLLLLQQRKQDAADSLNETISVISSDIEEVTKLQTALKTKGGLSLELGKDLAYDPCSVNIAEDDDSSSSMSRKRIRHGLDITSPDESDNHADECRKLEPAGHQGSVLAKSSRLMKNFRKLESAYFSTRRRAVKPTFRPFARHSHISSDSRGCVVATERSSISNPSSKDLYNEHRKSGWINTFLEGLCKYLSFSKLNVKADLKQGDLLNSSNLVCSLSFDRDGEFFATAGVNKKIKVFEYNSILNEDRDIHYPVVEMVSRSKLSSICWNGYIKSQMASSNFEGLVQIWDVTRSQTFMEMKEHERRVWSIDFSVADPTMLASGSDDGSVKLWNINQGVSVGTIKTKANVCCVQFPTDSGRSLAFGSADHRIYYYDLRNSKLPLCTLVGHNKTVSYVRFIDSTTLVSASTDNTLKLWDLSMCTSRVLDCPLQSFTGHLNVKNFVGLAVSDGYIATGSETNEVFVYHKAFPMPALSFKFNSTDPLSGDEVDDTAQFISSVCWRGQSSTLVAANSMGNIKLLEMA, from the exons ATGTTTATGTGTGTGTCCTGGGGCTCATGTAACTATACCAATTGGTGGATAGTTATGGAGGGTTCTTCGGAGTCGGGTTGGCAGAGGTCTGATAGTTCGAGGGCGTTAAATTCTTCATTCTTGGATAGAAATACCAGAATTCTCAGGGCAAGCGTCAGGCCCTCGGGAGATAATACATCCCATGATTCTGGATACACATCAGTAAGAAAAGGGAGGGAAAGAACTTTCTGGCCTCATATCAACAATCAAAGAACTCATGTTGTGAGTACTGAAGATGGTGGCGTGGGGGGTGGACCCGTTGTCCAGGCCGTGGAATGCAACGATGTAAGTTTGAGGCAGTGGCTGGATAATCCAGAAAGAACAGTGGATGCCCTTGAATGCCTTCacatattttctcaaattgtAGATATTGTAAACCTAGCTCATTCTCAGGGAATTGTTGTTCACAATGTTCGCCCTTCGTGTTTTATCATGTCCTCATTTAATCGGGTCTCTTTCATTGAGTCTGCCTCTTGCTCGGATTCGGGTTCTGATTCTCAAGAATATGGATCAAAGAGCAACACCGCTGAGCTCAAGGGTTCGTCTTCACCTTTGCCTCATAACTCGCCCTCGCACCAAAGCTCCGTGAATCAGTTAGGTGTACTAGATTCTGGGCTTGGGGGGAATCTGACAGCTGCTTCGCAAATTAACTCTGAAACCAGTTGCTTGCAATCATGTGCAGGTCAGGGTATGCATGCTTTGGAAGCCACTGGCAATGAACGAACAGGAGATAAGAAGCATTCATTTCCAATGAAACAAATATTGCTCATGGAATCCAATTGGTACAGCAGTCCAGAAGAGGTTTCTGGTGGTCCTACTTCTTGTGCTTCCGATATTTATCAACTTGGTGTTTTACTCTTTGAG CTCTTTTGCACTTTTGGCTCCTTGGAAGAGAAAAGCACAACCATGGCAAGCCTGAGACACCGTGTCCTCCCTCCACAGTTGCTTCTTAAGTGGCCTAAAGAAGCTTCATTTTGCTTATGGCTGCTGCACCCAGAGCCAAGTAGCCGCCCTAAAATGAG TGAGTTGTTGCAAAGTGAATTTCTGAATGAACCAAGAAATGACATAGAAGAACGAGCAGCTGCTATAGAGTTTCGAGAAAAGATAGAGGAGCAGGAGTTGTTACTGGAATTTCTTCTGCTACtgcaacaaagaaaacaagatgCCGCAGATAGCTTGAATGAGACAATATCTGTTATATCTTCTGATATAGAAGAAGTTACCAAGCTGCAGACAGCTCTCAAGACAAAAGGAGGCTTAAGCTTAGAGTTGGGCAAGGATTTAGCTTATGATCCTTGTTCGGTGAACATTGCAGAGGATGATGATTCTAGTAGCTCAATGTCCAGGAAGCGGATCAGGCATGGCCTTGATATCACCAGCCCGGATGAATCTGACAACCATGCTGATGAATGTCGGAAACTGGAACCTGCAGGGCATCAAGGAAGCGTTCTTGCCAAAAGTTCTCGGCTGATGAAGAATTTCCGGAAATTGGAATCAGCTTATTTTTCGACGAGACGCAGGGCTGTAAAACCAACATTCCGGCCATTTGCTAGGCATTCTCATATCAGTAGTGATAGTAGAGGATGTGTTGTAGCAACCGAAAGAAGTTCCATCAGTAATCCATCATCAAAAGACCTGTATAATGAGCACAGGAAAAGTGGATGGATAAATACATTCCTAGAAGGATTATGTAAATATCTTTCTTTTAGTAAGCTAAATGTGAAGGCAGATTTAAAGCAAGGGGATCTcttaaattcatcaaacttGGTATGCTCCCTTAGTTTTGACCGTGATGGGGAGTTTTTTGCAACTGCCGGTGTAAACAAGAAGATTAAAGTTTTTGAGTACAATTCAATCTTAAATGAAGACCGTGATATTCATTATCCTGTTGTTGAAATGGTAAGTAGATCAAAGCTTAGCAGTATTTGTTGGAATGGCTACATTAAAAGCCAGATGGCTTCAAGTAACTTCGAAGGTCTGGTGCAG ATATGGGATGTCACCAGAAGTCAGACTTTCATGGAAATGAAAGAACATGAAAGGCGTGTGTGGTCCATTGATTTTTCTGTGGCAGATCCAACAATGCTGGCCAGTGGCAGCGATGATGGATCCGTTAAGCTTTGGAATATCAATCAG GGAGTAAGTGTTGGTACCATCAAGACGAAGGCCAACGTCTGCTGTGTTCAATTCCCAACAGATTCTGGCCGTTCTCTTGCATTTGGCTCCGCGGACCATAGGATATATTACTATGATCTTCGCAACTCCAAATTGCCTCTATGTACTCTAGTTGGCCATAATAAAACAGTGAGCTATGTGAGGTTCATTGATTCAACAACTCTTGTGTCTGCATCCACGGATAACACTCTAAAACTCTGGGATTTGTCAATGTGCACATCAAGAGTGCTTGATTGTCCTCTACAGTCATTCACAGGCCATCTCAATGTGAAG AATTTTGTGGGCTTGGCTGTATCTGATGGTTATATTGCAACCGGCTCGGAGACAAATGAG GTCTTTGTCTATCACAAGGCTTTTCCTATGCCTGCACTATCGTTTAAATTCAATAGCACGGATCCACTTTCTGGCGACGAAGTGGATGACACTGCACAGTTCATCTCATCTGTATGTTGGCGTGGTCAGTCTTCCACATTAGTCGCTGCAAATTCCATGGGCAATATCAAGCTTTTGGAGATGGCTTAA
- the LOC105176994 gene encoding protein SPA1-RELATED 4-like isoform X3, with translation MFMCVSWGSCNYTNWWIVMEGSSESGWQRSDSSRALNSSFLDRNTRILRASVRPSGDNTSHDSGYTSVRKGRERTFWPHINNQRTHVVSTEDGGVGGGPVVQAVECNDVSLRQWLDNPERTVDALECLHIFSQIVDIVNLAHSQGIVVHNVRPSCFIMSSFNRVSFIESASCSDSGSDSQEYGSKSNTAELKGQGMHALEATGNERTGDKKHSFPMKQILLMESNWYSSPEEVSGGPTSCASDIYQLGVLLFELFCTFGSLEEKSTTMASLRHRVLPPQLLLKWPKEASFCLWLLHPEPSSRPKMSELLQSEFLNEPRNDIEERAAAIEFREKIEEQELLLEFLLLLQQRKQDAADSLNETISVISSDIEEVTKLQTALKTKGGLSLELGKDLAYDPCSVNIAEDDDSSSSMSRKRIRHGLDITSPDESDNHADECRKLEPAGHQGSVLAKSSRLMKNFRKLESAYFSTRRRAVKPTFRPFARHSHISSDSRGCVVATERSSISNPSSKDLYNEHRKSGWINTFLEGLCKYLSFSKLNVKADLKQGDLLNSSNLVCSLSFDRDGEFFATAGVNKKIKVFEYNSILNEDRDIHYPVVEMVSRSKLSSICWNGYIKSQMASSNFEGLVQIWDVTRSQTFMEMKEHERRVWSIDFSVADPTMLASGSDDGSVKLWNINQGVSVGTIKTKANVCCVQFPTDSGRSLAFGSADHRIYYYDLRNSKLPLCTLVGHNKTVSYVRFIDSTTLVSASTDNTLKLWDLSMCTSRVLDCPLQSFTGHLNVKNFVGLAVSDGYIATGSETNEVFVYHKAFPMPALSFKFNSTDPLSGDEVDDTAQFISSVCWRGQSSTLVAANSMGNIKLLEMA, from the exons ATGTTTATGTGTGTGTCCTGGGGCTCATGTAACTATACCAATTGGTGGATAGTTATGGAGGGTTCTTCGGAGTCGGGTTGGCAGAGGTCTGATAGTTCGAGGGCGTTAAATTCTTCATTCTTGGATAGAAATACCAGAATTCTCAGGGCAAGCGTCAGGCCCTCGGGAGATAATACATCCCATGATTCTGGATACACATCAGTAAGAAAAGGGAGGGAAAGAACTTTCTGGCCTCATATCAACAATCAAAGAACTCATGTTGTGAGTACTGAAGATGGTGGCGTGGGGGGTGGACCCGTTGTCCAGGCCGTGGAATGCAACGATGTAAGTTTGAGGCAGTGGCTGGATAATCCAGAAAGAACAGTGGATGCCCTTGAATGCCTTCacatattttctcaaattgtAGATATTGTAAACCTAGCTCATTCTCAGGGAATTGTTGTTCACAATGTTCGCCCTTCGTGTTTTATCATGTCCTCATTTAATCGGGTCTCTTTCATTGAGTCTGCCTCTTGCTCGGATTCGGGTTCTGATTCTCAAGAATATGGATCAAAGAGCAACACCGCTGAGCTCAAGG GTCAGGGTATGCATGCTTTGGAAGCCACTGGCAATGAACGAACAGGAGATAAGAAGCATTCATTTCCAATGAAACAAATATTGCTCATGGAATCCAATTGGTACAGCAGTCCAGAAGAGGTTTCTGGTGGTCCTACTTCTTGTGCTTCCGATATTTATCAACTTGGTGTTTTACTCTTTGAG CTCTTTTGCACTTTTGGCTCCTTGGAAGAGAAAAGCACAACCATGGCAAGCCTGAGACACCGTGTCCTCCCTCCACAGTTGCTTCTTAAGTGGCCTAAAGAAGCTTCATTTTGCTTATGGCTGCTGCACCCAGAGCCAAGTAGCCGCCCTAAAATGAG TGAGTTGTTGCAAAGTGAATTTCTGAATGAACCAAGAAATGACATAGAAGAACGAGCAGCTGCTATAGAGTTTCGAGAAAAGATAGAGGAGCAGGAGTTGTTACTGGAATTTCTTCTGCTACtgcaacaaagaaaacaagatgCCGCAGATAGCTTGAATGAGACAATATCTGTTATATCTTCTGATATAGAAGAAGTTACCAAGCTGCAGACAGCTCTCAAGACAAAAGGAGGCTTAAGCTTAGAGTTGGGCAAGGATTTAGCTTATGATCCTTGTTCGGTGAACATTGCAGAGGATGATGATTCTAGTAGCTCAATGTCCAGGAAGCGGATCAGGCATGGCCTTGATATCACCAGCCCGGATGAATCTGACAACCATGCTGATGAATGTCGGAAACTGGAACCTGCAGGGCATCAAGGAAGCGTTCTTGCCAAAAGTTCTCGGCTGATGAAGAATTTCCGGAAATTGGAATCAGCTTATTTTTCGACGAGACGCAGGGCTGTAAAACCAACATTCCGGCCATTTGCTAGGCATTCTCATATCAGTAGTGATAGTAGAGGATGTGTTGTAGCAACCGAAAGAAGTTCCATCAGTAATCCATCATCAAAAGACCTGTATAATGAGCACAGGAAAAGTGGATGGATAAATACATTCCTAGAAGGATTATGTAAATATCTTTCTTTTAGTAAGCTAAATGTGAAGGCAGATTTAAAGCAAGGGGATCTcttaaattcatcaaacttGGTATGCTCCCTTAGTTTTGACCGTGATGGGGAGTTTTTTGCAACTGCCGGTGTAAACAAGAAGATTAAAGTTTTTGAGTACAATTCAATCTTAAATGAAGACCGTGATATTCATTATCCTGTTGTTGAAATGGTAAGTAGATCAAAGCTTAGCAGTATTTGTTGGAATGGCTACATTAAAAGCCAGATGGCTTCAAGTAACTTCGAAGGTCTGGTGCAG ATATGGGATGTCACCAGAAGTCAGACTTTCATGGAAATGAAAGAACATGAAAGGCGTGTGTGGTCCATTGATTTTTCTGTGGCAGATCCAACAATGCTGGCCAGTGGCAGCGATGATGGATCCGTTAAGCTTTGGAATATCAATCAG GGAGTAAGTGTTGGTACCATCAAGACGAAGGCCAACGTCTGCTGTGTTCAATTCCCAACAGATTCTGGCCGTTCTCTTGCATTTGGCTCCGCGGACCATAGGATATATTACTATGATCTTCGCAACTCCAAATTGCCTCTATGTACTCTAGTTGGCCATAATAAAACAGTGAGCTATGTGAGGTTCATTGATTCAACAACTCTTGTGTCTGCATCCACGGATAACACTCTAAAACTCTGGGATTTGTCAATGTGCACATCAAGAGTGCTTGATTGTCCTCTACAGTCATTCACAGGCCATCTCAATGTGAAG AATTTTGTGGGCTTGGCTGTATCTGATGGTTATATTGCAACCGGCTCGGAGACAAATGAG GTCTTTGTCTATCACAAGGCTTTTCCTATGCCTGCACTATCGTTTAAATTCAATAGCACGGATCCACTTTCTGGCGACGAAGTGGATGACACTGCACAGTTCATCTCATCTGTATGTTGGCGTGGTCAGTCTTCCACATTAGTCGCTGCAAATTCCATGGGCAATATCAAGCTTTTGGAGATGGCTTAA
- the LOC105176994 gene encoding protein SPA1-RELATED 4-like isoform X4: MFMCVSWGSCNYTNWWIVMEGSSESGWQRSDSSRALNSSFLDRNTRILRASVRPSGDNTSHDSGYTSVRKGRERTFWPHINNQRTHVVSTEDGGVGGGPVVQAVECNDVSLRQWLDNPERTVDALECLHIFSQIVDIVNLAHSQGIVVHNVRPSCFIMSSFNRVSFIESASCSDSGSDSQEYGSKSNTAELKGSSSPLPHNSPSHQSSVNQLGVLDSGLGGNLTAASQINSETSCLQSCAGQGMHALEATGNERTGDKKHSFPMKQILLMESNWYSSPEEVSGGPTSCASDIYQLGVLLFELFCTFGSLEEKSTTMASLRHRVLPPQLLLKWPKEASFCLWLLHPEPSSRPKMSELLQSEFLNEPRNDIEERAAAIEFREKIEEQELLLEFLLLLQQRKQDAADSLNETISVISSDIEEVTKLQTALKTKGGLSLELGKDLAYDPCSVNIAEDDDSSSSMSRKRIRHGLDITSPDESDNHADECRKLEPAGHQGSVLAKSSRLMKNFRKLESAYFSTRRRAVKPTFRPFARHSHISSDSRGCVVATERSSISNPSSKDLYNEHRKSGWINTFLEGLCKYLSFSKLNVKADLKQGDLLNSSNLVCSLSFDRDGEFFATAGVNKKIKVFEYNSILNEDRDIHYPVVEMVSRSKLSSICWNGYIKSQMASSNFEGLVQIWDVTRSQTFMEMKEHERRVWSIDFSVADPTMLASGSDDGSVKLWNINQGVSVGTIKTKANVCCVQFPTDSGRSLAFGSADHRIYYYDLRNSKLPLCTLVGHNKTVSYVRFIDSTTLVSASTDNTLKLWDLSMCTSRVLDCPLQSFTGHLNVKEQAPFQPKIKLRYFLFVEFCGLGCI; this comes from the exons ATGTTTATGTGTGTGTCCTGGGGCTCATGTAACTATACCAATTGGTGGATAGTTATGGAGGGTTCTTCGGAGTCGGGTTGGCAGAGGTCTGATAGTTCGAGGGCGTTAAATTCTTCATTCTTGGATAGAAATACCAGAATTCTCAGGGCAAGCGTCAGGCCCTCGGGAGATAATACATCCCATGATTCTGGATACACATCAGTAAGAAAAGGGAGGGAAAGAACTTTCTGGCCTCATATCAACAATCAAAGAACTCATGTTGTGAGTACTGAAGATGGTGGCGTGGGGGGTGGACCCGTTGTCCAGGCCGTGGAATGCAACGATGTAAGTTTGAGGCAGTGGCTGGATAATCCAGAAAGAACAGTGGATGCCCTTGAATGCCTTCacatattttctcaaattgtAGATATTGTAAACCTAGCTCATTCTCAGGGAATTGTTGTTCACAATGTTCGCCCTTCGTGTTTTATCATGTCCTCATTTAATCGGGTCTCTTTCATTGAGTCTGCCTCTTGCTCGGATTCGGGTTCTGATTCTCAAGAATATGGATCAAAGAGCAACACCGCTGAGCTCAAGGGTTCGTCTTCACCTTTGCCTCATAACTCGCCCTCGCACCAAAGCTCCGTGAATCAGTTAGGTGTACTAGATTCTGGGCTTGGGGGGAATCTGACAGCTGCTTCGCAAATTAACTCTGAAACCAGTTGCTTGCAATCATGTGCAGGTCAGGGTATGCATGCTTTGGAAGCCACTGGCAATGAACGAACAGGAGATAAGAAGCATTCATTTCCAATGAAACAAATATTGCTCATGGAATCCAATTGGTACAGCAGTCCAGAAGAGGTTTCTGGTGGTCCTACTTCTTGTGCTTCCGATATTTATCAACTTGGTGTTTTACTCTTTGAG CTCTTTTGCACTTTTGGCTCCTTGGAAGAGAAAAGCACAACCATGGCAAGCCTGAGACACCGTGTCCTCCCTCCACAGTTGCTTCTTAAGTGGCCTAAAGAAGCTTCATTTTGCTTATGGCTGCTGCACCCAGAGCCAAGTAGCCGCCCTAAAATGAG TGAGTTGTTGCAAAGTGAATTTCTGAATGAACCAAGAAATGACATAGAAGAACGAGCAGCTGCTATAGAGTTTCGAGAAAAGATAGAGGAGCAGGAGTTGTTACTGGAATTTCTTCTGCTACtgcaacaaagaaaacaagatgCCGCAGATAGCTTGAATGAGACAATATCTGTTATATCTTCTGATATAGAAGAAGTTACCAAGCTGCAGACAGCTCTCAAGACAAAAGGAGGCTTAAGCTTAGAGTTGGGCAAGGATTTAGCTTATGATCCTTGTTCGGTGAACATTGCAGAGGATGATGATTCTAGTAGCTCAATGTCCAGGAAGCGGATCAGGCATGGCCTTGATATCACCAGCCCGGATGAATCTGACAACCATGCTGATGAATGTCGGAAACTGGAACCTGCAGGGCATCAAGGAAGCGTTCTTGCCAAAAGTTCTCGGCTGATGAAGAATTTCCGGAAATTGGAATCAGCTTATTTTTCGACGAGACGCAGGGCTGTAAAACCAACATTCCGGCCATTTGCTAGGCATTCTCATATCAGTAGTGATAGTAGAGGATGTGTTGTAGCAACCGAAAGAAGTTCCATCAGTAATCCATCATCAAAAGACCTGTATAATGAGCACAGGAAAAGTGGATGGATAAATACATTCCTAGAAGGATTATGTAAATATCTTTCTTTTAGTAAGCTAAATGTGAAGGCAGATTTAAAGCAAGGGGATCTcttaaattcatcaaacttGGTATGCTCCCTTAGTTTTGACCGTGATGGGGAGTTTTTTGCAACTGCCGGTGTAAACAAGAAGATTAAAGTTTTTGAGTACAATTCAATCTTAAATGAAGACCGTGATATTCATTATCCTGTTGTTGAAATGGTAAGTAGATCAAAGCTTAGCAGTATTTGTTGGAATGGCTACATTAAAAGCCAGATGGCTTCAAGTAACTTCGAAGGTCTGGTGCAG ATATGGGATGTCACCAGAAGTCAGACTTTCATGGAAATGAAAGAACATGAAAGGCGTGTGTGGTCCATTGATTTTTCTGTGGCAGATCCAACAATGCTGGCCAGTGGCAGCGATGATGGATCCGTTAAGCTTTGGAATATCAATCAG GGAGTAAGTGTTGGTACCATCAAGACGAAGGCCAACGTCTGCTGTGTTCAATTCCCAACAGATTCTGGCCGTTCTCTTGCATTTGGCTCCGCGGACCATAGGATATATTACTATGATCTTCGCAACTCCAAATTGCCTCTATGTACTCTAGTTGGCCATAATAAAACAGTGAGCTATGTGAGGTTCATTGATTCAACAACTCTTGTGTCTGCATCCACGGATAACACTCTAAAACTCTGGGATTTGTCAATGTGCACATCAAGAGTGCTTGATTGTCCTCTACAGTCATTCACAGGCCATCTCAATGTGAAG GAGCAAGCTCCGTTTCAACCCAAGATCAAGTTgcgttattttctttttgtag AATTTTGTGGGCTTGGCTGTATCTGA
- the LOC105176994 gene encoding protein SPA1-RELATED 4-like isoform X7 gives MHALEATGNERTGDKKHSFPMKQILLMESNWYSSPEEVSGGPTSCASDIYQLGVLLFELFCTFGSLEEKSTTMASLRHRVLPPQLLLKWPKEASFCLWLLHPEPSSRPKMSELLQSEFLNEPRNDIEERAAAIEFREKIEEQELLLEFLLLLQQRKQDAADSLNETISVISSDIEEVTKLQTALKTKGGLSLELGKDLAYDPCSVNIAEDDDSSSSMSRKRIRHGLDITSPDESDNHADECRKLEPAGHQGSVLAKSSRLMKNFRKLESAYFSTRRRAVKPTFRPFARHSHISSDSRGCVVATERSSISNPSSKDLYNEHRKSGWINTFLEGLCKYLSFSKLNVKADLKQGDLLNSSNLVCSLSFDRDGEFFATAGVNKKIKVFEYNSILNEDRDIHYPVVEMVSRSKLSSICWNGYIKSQMASSNFEGLVQIWDVTRSQTFMEMKEHERRVWSIDFSVADPTMLASGSDDGSVKLWNINQGVSVGTIKTKANVCCVQFPTDSGRSLAFGSADHRIYYYDLRNSKLPLCTLVGHNKTVSYVRFIDSTTLVSASTDNTLKLWDLSMCTSRVLDCPLQSFTGHLNVKNFVGLAVSDGYIATGSETNEVFVYHKAFPMPALSFKFNSTDPLSGDEVDDTAQFISSVCWRGQSSTLVAANSMGNIKLLEMA, from the exons ATGCATGCTTTGGAAGCCACTGGCAATGAACGAACAGGAGATAAGAAGCATTCATTTCCAATGAAACAAATATTGCTCATGGAATCCAATTGGTACAGCAGTCCAGAAGAGGTTTCTGGTGGTCCTACTTCTTGTGCTTCCGATATTTATCAACTTGGTGTTTTACTCTTTGAG CTCTTTTGCACTTTTGGCTCCTTGGAAGAGAAAAGCACAACCATGGCAAGCCTGAGACACCGTGTCCTCCCTCCACAGTTGCTTCTTAAGTGGCCTAAAGAAGCTTCATTTTGCTTATGGCTGCTGCACCCAGAGCCAAGTAGCCGCCCTAAAATGAG TGAGTTGTTGCAAAGTGAATTTCTGAATGAACCAAGAAATGACATAGAAGAACGAGCAGCTGCTATAGAGTTTCGAGAAAAGATAGAGGAGCAGGAGTTGTTACTGGAATTTCTTCTGCTACtgcaacaaagaaaacaagatgCCGCAGATAGCTTGAATGAGACAATATCTGTTATATCTTCTGATATAGAAGAAGTTACCAAGCTGCAGACAGCTCTCAAGACAAAAGGAGGCTTAAGCTTAGAGTTGGGCAAGGATTTAGCTTATGATCCTTGTTCGGTGAACATTGCAGAGGATGATGATTCTAGTAGCTCAATGTCCAGGAAGCGGATCAGGCATGGCCTTGATATCACCAGCCCGGATGAATCTGACAACCATGCTGATGAATGTCGGAAACTGGAACCTGCAGGGCATCAAGGAAGCGTTCTTGCCAAAAGTTCTCGGCTGATGAAGAATTTCCGGAAATTGGAATCAGCTTATTTTTCGACGAGACGCAGGGCTGTAAAACCAACATTCCGGCCATTTGCTAGGCATTCTCATATCAGTAGTGATAGTAGAGGATGTGTTGTAGCAACCGAAAGAAGTTCCATCAGTAATCCATCATCAAAAGACCTGTATAATGAGCACAGGAAAAGTGGATGGATAAATACATTCCTAGAAGGATTATGTAAATATCTTTCTTTTAGTAAGCTAAATGTGAAGGCAGATTTAAAGCAAGGGGATCTcttaaattcatcaaacttGGTATGCTCCCTTAGTTTTGACCGTGATGGGGAGTTTTTTGCAACTGCCGGTGTAAACAAGAAGATTAAAGTTTTTGAGTACAATTCAATCTTAAATGAAGACCGTGATATTCATTATCCTGTTGTTGAAATGGTAAGTAGATCAAAGCTTAGCAGTATTTGTTGGAATGGCTACATTAAAAGCCAGATGGCTTCAAGTAACTTCGAAGGTCTGGTGCAG ATATGGGATGTCACCAGAAGTCAGACTTTCATGGAAATGAAAGAACATGAAAGGCGTGTGTGGTCCATTGATTTTTCTGTGGCAGATCCAACAATGCTGGCCAGTGGCAGCGATGATGGATCCGTTAAGCTTTGGAATATCAATCAG GGAGTAAGTGTTGGTACCATCAAGACGAAGGCCAACGTCTGCTGTGTTCAATTCCCAACAGATTCTGGCCGTTCTCTTGCATTTGGCTCCGCGGACCATAGGATATATTACTATGATCTTCGCAACTCCAAATTGCCTCTATGTACTCTAGTTGGCCATAATAAAACAGTGAGCTATGTGAGGTTCATTGATTCAACAACTCTTGTGTCTGCATCCACGGATAACACTCTAAAACTCTGGGATTTGTCAATGTGCACATCAAGAGTGCTTGATTGTCCTCTACAGTCATTCACAGGCCATCTCAATGTGAAG AATTTTGTGGGCTTGGCTGTATCTGATGGTTATATTGCAACCGGCTCGGAGACAAATGAG GTCTTTGTCTATCACAAGGCTTTTCCTATGCCTGCACTATCGTTTAAATTCAATAGCACGGATCCACTTTCTGGCGACGAAGTGGATGACACTGCACAGTTCATCTCATCTGTATGTTGGCGTGGTCAGTCTTCCACATTAGTCGCTGCAAATTCCATGGGCAATATCAAGCTTTTGGAGATGGCTTAA